The following proteins are encoded in a genomic region of Acidobacteriota bacterium:
- a CDS encoding alpha/beta fold hydrolase, producing the protein MRAKFLFLYATLFSILLLSISHNAQEVRRITYNNVSMDVVIDKPANYFVDVLIAYPGTVVSDANILEAARFILQRTKEITNRTDMMIVSVAYPQEGRLMGDNVREAEAALLWVKEKSRKDLKRKVRKIFLIGHSQGGYIVTRLNTMHATDGVIANAPGPLNLVYRCGLEETGQAPQSAVCNLLRQTYGTTTANPAAYMARSLLNFTEGHRSDIFFVQGLQDSPIQLFSWPTFKQQMTNCTTCQNRQFIEIPGGGHTSLFDSPEAIAAYNAFINR; encoded by the coding sequence ATGAGAGCCAAATTTCTTTTTTTATATGCAACGCTTTTCAGCATCTTGCTGTTGAGCATTTCTCATAATGCACAAGAGGTTCGGCGAATTACGTACAACAACGTAAGCATGGACGTTGTCATTGATAAGCCCGCCAACTACTTCGTCGATGTGCTAATTGCATATCCCGGAACGGTCGTATCTGACGCCAACATTCTTGAAGCGGCGAGGTTTATCCTGCAAAGAACGAAGGAAATCACAAATCGAACAGACATGATGATCGTCAGTGTGGCTTATCCTCAAGAGGGCCGGCTGATGGGCGATAATGTTCGCGAGGCAGAGGCGGCGTTGCTCTGGGTCAAGGAAAAAAGCAGAAAGGACCTGAAAAGAAAGGTAAGAAAGATCTTCCTGATCGGCCATTCTCAGGGCGGATATATCGTCACCAGACTGAACACGATGCATGCCACCGACGGCGTGATCGCAAATGCCCCGGGACCTTTGAATCTGGTCTACCGCTGCGGGCTCGAAGAAACCGGTCAGGCCCCGCAAAGCGCCGTTTGCAATCTGCTGAGACAGACCTACGGAACAACAACGGCAAACCCCGCAGCTTATATGGCACGATCGCTGCTGAACTTTACCGAGGGCCACCGATCTGACATCTTTTTCGTGCAGGGCTTGCAAGATTCGCCGATACAGCTTTTCTCATGGCCGACATTCAAGCAGCAAATGACCAACTGCACCACATGCCAAAACCGCCAATTCATCGAGATCCCCGGCGGCGGCCACACATCGCTATTCGACAGCCCCGAGGCGATCGCCGCTTACAACGCGTTCATAAACCGCTGA
- a CDS encoding DUF1311 domain-containing protein, translating to MIKNILVIASLMLVFGSYAMAQSDEAAVLDNALKACQAKTAANDEEKPCLETALDVCVEKDDTAGWGARCATRAEQLWDKELNKVYKELQGRLTLKERSVLISSQRSWILYRNAEFKLIDSMYSFEKGTMNISFNAHARKGVVMKRALALKHYLEGYSPDTMAK from the coding sequence ATGATCAAAAATATATTGGTAATCGCATCGTTGATGCTTGTTTTTGGCAGCTATGCCATGGCTCAATCCGACGAGGCTGCTGTTTTAGACAATGCTTTGAAAGCTTGCCAAGCAAAAACTGCGGCCAACGACGAAGAAAAACCATGTCTTGAAACAGCTCTGGACGTTTGTGTTGAGAAAGACGACACCGCAGGGTGGGGAGCGCGTTGTGCCACGAGAGCTGAACAGTTGTGGGATAAGGAACTAAACAAGGTTTATAAAGAACTGCAGGGGAGATTGACCTTAAAGGAACGCAGCGTCTTGATCTCATCCCAACGAAGCTGGATCCTATATCGCAATGCCGAGTTTAAGCTAATAGATAGTATGTACTCTTTTGAGAAAGGTACGATGAACATTTCTTTCAATGCTCATGCACGCAAGGGAGTGGTCATGAAAAGGGCATTGGCTCTTAAACATTATTTGGAGGGGTATTCCCCGGACACAATGGCAAAATGA